A genomic window from Sorex araneus isolate mSorAra2 chromosome 2, mSorAra2.pri, whole genome shotgun sequence includes:
- the LOC101540766 gene encoding HLA class II histocompatibility antigen, DR alpha chain, protein TPAPPVLVFITTVLMRLHKSWAIKEEHVIIQSEFYMNLDEAGEFMFDFDGDEIFHVDLGKRETVWRLEEFEHFASFEAQGALANLAVVKTNLNIMMQRSNHTPNSNVPPEVSVISQTPVKLDEPNVLICFIDKFSPPALTVTWLKNGKPITIKVSETVFLSRDDQLFRKFHDHDLTFLPSNEDVYDCKVEHLGLDEPLVKYWEFEALTPLPKTTENVVCALGLIVGLMGIILGTILIIKGVCKGNAVDHQGLL, encoded by the exons actccagcccccccagtgcTAGTTTTTATTACCACTGTCCTAATGAGACTTCACAAATCATGGGCTATCAAAG AAGAGCATGTGATCATTCAGTCTGAATTCTATATGAACCTTGATGAAGCAGGAGAGTTTATGTTTGACTTTGATGGTGATGAAATTTTCCACGTGGATCTGGGAAAGAGGGAGACTGTATGGCGACTTGAAGAATTTGAACATTTTGCCAGCTTTGAGGCTCAAGGAGCATTGGCCAATCTAGCTGTGGTCAAAACCAACCTGAACATCATGATGCAACGCTCCAACCACACCCCAAACAGCAATG TACCTCCAGAGGTGAGTGTCATTTCACAAACACCCGTTAAACTGGATGAACCTAATGTCCTCATCTGTTTCATTGACAAGTTTTCCCCACCTGCGCTCACTGTCACCTGGCTTAAAAATGGAAAACCAATAACCATAAAAGTGTCAGAGACAGTGTTCTTGTCCAGAGATGACCAACTTTTCAGAAAATTCCATGACCATGACCTTACCTTCCTTCCCTCAAATGAGGATGTCTATGACTGCAAGGTGGAGCATTTGGGTTTAGATGAACCTCTTGTCAAGTACTGGG AGTTTGAAGCACTCACCCCCTtaccaaagacaacagaaaatgTGGTGTGTGCCTTGGGCCTGATTGTGGGTCTGATGGGTATCATTTTGGGGACCATCCTTATCATTAAGGGAGTCTGCAAAGGCAATGCTGTTGACCATCAAGGACTTCTGTAA